A stretch of DNA from Triticum dicoccoides isolate Atlit2015 ecotype Zavitan chromosome 2A, WEW_v2.0, whole genome shotgun sequence:
gcctcctcctcctccttcccgctTCCCACCATCGCCATCGCCGCCGTCGGCACCAACACCGCCTCCCCGCACCACCTCGCCTGCGGCCTCGTGTCCAACGGTACAGGCTACCAGCTCTCCTGCGCCAGCGTCTCCAACCGCTCCGCTAGCCCCCGCAAGTACGGATATGGCGGCGGCAGTGCCACGCCCTTctccgccctcgtcgccggtgatgGGTACCTCTGCTCCGTCGACCCGATCTCCTCGCCGCCCGTGTCCATGCGCTGGTGGGACTTGAATGACAGCGAGGAACCGTCCAAGAGGGTGTACAGGGGCGAGGCGCTGTCTgcggtggccggcggcggggagtacGTGTGCGGGCTAGTGGAGAAGAGGATAAAGTGCTGGAGGCGGGAATGGGGGGTCGTGCCGGAAGAGGTGGGATTCTCGGcgctggcggcgggcggcgggttcGTCTGCGGGCTGGTGGCCGGGACGGGTGAGCTGAAGTGCTATGGCAATGGGGACGCAGTGGGGCGGGAGCCGAGGGGCAGGTACATGTTGCTCGCCGCCGGTGACAGGCACGCCTGCGCGGTGGACCACAGAGGCATGCTGGGGTGCTGGGGAGAGGCGGCGGCTGTTGCTGCCGCGGCGCCGCCGAAGCTGATTCGCGCCGTGTCCACGGTGGCGGTGGGCGACGCGCTCACGTGCGTGCTGTGGGGGAACTGGACGGTCTCCTGCTGGCCGGAGGAGGACGCGGCTGTGCCGCCGCAGATAAAGCAGGAGCAGTTCGTCGCTCTGGAAGCCAAGGGGAAGGTGGTGTGCGGGGTGCTCATGTCCGACTACTCGCTGGTGTGCTGGGGCGGAGATGTTGCCGGCGGGGTGAGGAAGGTGTTCGACAAGGTCCTGCCGGGTCCGTGCGCGCCGGCAAGGTCGTGCCCGTGCGGCGTCTGGTCGGGCTCCGCGATGCTCTGTGACAGCGATGGCGCGGCCATCTGCTACCCCTGCGGCTACACTCCTCCCATGAATGCGCAGGCGCCTACGTCCAACCCGTGGGCGTCGACCTCTCACCACATGAGGAAGAAGCGGCGGCCGAGCGATCTTGTGATCGCCATGATAAGCTTTGGAGCTGGTTCAGGACTCGTGGTCCTCGTCGCCGCGCTCTTGGTCGCTTACTGCCTGCGCCGGCGCAGCCGAAGCCGCAGCAGCGGCTCCCATGACTCCGGGCGCATCCACGCCGAGCCGATGACAGCCACGGCGCCGCGCGTGCCGCGGCGGCTCAGCATGCTGCTCTCCAAGGGCCCGAACACGACGGTGGAGCAGTTTCCCCTGGCAGCGCTCCGGGCCGCCACGGACGTCTTCTCGCCATCCCACCGCATCGGCTCCGGCAGCTTCGGCGCCGTCTACCGCGCGGCCCTCCCCGACGGCCGCGAGGTCGCCATCAAGCGCGCGGAGCGGCGTGACTCGGGCGCCtcatcctccgccgccgccgccgcggcgcgtCGCGTCAACCACGAGTCAGCCTTCGTCTCGGAGCTCTCGCTGCTCTCCCGCCTGAACCACAAGAACCTGGTTCGGCTGCTGGGGTTCTGcgccgacggcggcgagcacatCCTGGTGTACGAGTTCATGCACAACGGCACCCTCCACGACCACCTCCACAAGCGCCCGGCCCCGctctcgccgccgctcgcctcctgGCCGTCGCGTCTCCGCCTCGCCCTCGGCGCGGCGCGCGGCATCGAGTACCTGCACACCTACGCCGTGCCGCCCATCATCCACCGCGACATCAAGTCCTCCAACATCCTCCTCGACGCCTCCTGGTCCGCCAAGGTCTCGGACTTCGGCCTCTCGCTGCTCAAGAACCTGGGCACCGGAGACAATGCCGGCGGCGAGGAGCCGTGCGTGACGGCCGGGACGGTGGGGTACATGGACCCGGAGTACTACCGGCTGCAGCACCTGACGGACAAGAGCGACGTGTACAGCTTCggggtgctgctgctggagctgctGTCCGGGTGCAAGGTGATACAGAGGTACGAGGGGAGCGGCACGCCGAGGAACGTGGTGGACATGGCCGTGCCGTACATCGAGTCGGACCGCGTGCACCGGGTGCTCGACATCCGGCTCCCGCTGCCGACGCCGGGGGAGATGGAGGCCGTCGCCTACGTCGGGTACCTGGCCGCGGACTGCGTCCGGCTGCCCGGGCGTGAGCGGCCCTCCATGAGCGAGGTGGTCGGCGTGCTCGAGCGGGCCGTTGCGGCATGCGAGGAGCACGAGGATGGccccgacggcggcgaggcggcccTGTCGCGGTCGGGCACCGATGGGTCCACCACCATGTGACGTGGCATGCATGGCATGGCTCGCCTCCCTGGTGGCAAGAAGACAGGGAGTTTCTTGAggattttgtttgtttgtttgcttttCTCTATTCTCTTTGTAGTTATATTGTTAGAGTATTGACATACTGTGTTGGGCAAATGAAGTCTTTCCTTGTAGAGTAGATCATTTAGTGAAAGGACACATTTTTGCTTTGCCTAATTGGACGGCAAGAAAAGAAATGTATATATTCCTAAGTTGTGACTTTGCTAGTACTACTATTTTGGAGCTCCAAGTGTTATTGAATGGCTACATGTGTAATGCCGGCGTTTCGGAGCTCGGATGCATCTGCACCTGAGTGAACAGTATTCTtttttcaaataaatttaaaaatatcTGAAATTTGTACGCATCATAGGAGGCTCTTTTAGGTGCTTGCAAAGCTTCACGTTGAGATGACATCCGAGAAGATTGGTAAAAAAACAAAGCTCGGGTGTCGGT
This window harbors:
- the LOC119355223 gene encoding serine/threonine-protein kinase-like protein CCR4, with product MSPIFSRSPLTLLALLLAFPPLVASSSSFPLPTIAIAAVGTNTASPHHLACGLVSNGTGYQLSCASVSNRSASPRKYGYGGGSATPFSALVAGDGYLCSVDPISSPPVSMRWWDLNDSEEPSKRVYRGEALSAVAGGGEYVCGLVEKRIKCWRREWGVVPEEVGFSALAAGGGFVCGLVAGTGELKCYGNGDAVGREPRGRYMLLAAGDRHACAVDHRGMLGCWGEAAAVAAAAPPKLIRAVSTVAVGDALTCVLWGNWTVSCWPEEDAAVPPQIKQEQFVALEAKGKVVCGVLMSDYSLVCWGGDVAGGVRKVFDKVLPGPCAPARSCPCGVWSGSAMLCDSDGAAICYPCGYTPPMNAQAPTSNPWASTSHHMRKKRRPSDLVIAMISFGAGSGLVVLVAALLVAYCLRRRSRSRSSGSHDSGRIHAEPMTATAPRVPRRLSMLLSKGPNTTVEQFPLAALRAATDVFSPSHRIGSGSFGAVYRAALPDGREVAIKRAERRDSGASSSAAAAAARRVNHESAFVSELSLLSRLNHKNLVRLLGFCADGGEHILVYEFMHNGTLHDHLHKRPAPLSPPLASWPSRLRLALGAARGIEYLHTYAVPPIIHRDIKSSNILLDASWSAKVSDFGLSLLKNLGTGDNAGGEEPCVTAGTVGYMDPEYYRLQHLTDKSDVYSFGVLLLELLSGCKVIQRYEGSGTPRNVVDMAVPYIESDRVHRVLDIRLPLPTPGEMEAVAYVGYLAADCVRLPGRERPSMSEVVGVLERAVAACEEHEDGPDGGEAALSRSGTDGSTTM